From Acanthopagrus latus isolate v.2019 chromosome 22, fAcaLat1.1, whole genome shotgun sequence, the proteins below share one genomic window:
- the prkg3 gene encoding cGMP-dependent protein kinase 2, with translation MEKQLEELKRQLEKQCLINEELQRQNQDLEQRLQEKEKLLQDLQSQYHDLEFPSQGGNEIEPEFRKSRAAVIAPEPIPETLEIMRTKVKKTASETNLIVRAIQKNDFLGRLDDEQTAMMVDLLVVNNFKPGEDVIKEGSEGDRMYIVADGELRVTQVGRDLRQLTTGDVFGELAILYNCKRTATVSAKTAVRLWYMERQTYRTIITNKSKKKREQLMGFLKTSRTLRDLNDVQLSKIIDSMEEVKYQDKDVIVREGAEANTFYIILKGEVLVTKNVNGHQKQIRRMGKGEHFGEQALIREVLRTATCSADGPVTCFSIDKEVFEETIPIEHLELFDDSKVLQEAQAPVKSSPSSTLRFKDLVPVLYQEGRFQGDPVTLGVGGFGRVELMTTVNHGTYYAMKRVSKKHIVAKRQEEHMLFEKKILKATQCDFIVRLHAAFKDTRYIYMVMEFCVGGEIWTKLKEVGRFDEPVAVFCAACVVEAYAYLHKKNIMYRDLKPENLMLDAKGYVKLVDFGFAKEMVRGEKTYSFVGTPEYMAPEIIKNQGHDFAVDFWSLGILIFELLVGSPPFSSSEPQKIYAKILDGVLKYPPYLSEAAKSIISKLCRPRPGQRLGNTKNGIKDVRHHRWFGNMNWHKLRVGQLDAPTVRLIRKGPCYINFDRFPVDQTKVDEEFSGWDRDF, from the exons AGCAACGGctgcaggaaaaagagaaacttcTGCAGGATCTCCAAAGCCAATATCATGATCTGG agTTTCCCTCTCAGGGCGGTAATGAGATTGAACCGGAGTTCAGGAAGAGCCGTGCGGCTGTCATCGCCCCCGAACCGATCCCCGAGACCCTGGAGATTATGCGCACCAAGGTCAAGAAAACTGCCAG CGAAACAAATCTGATCGTCAGAGCCATCCAAAAGAATGATTTCCTGGGCCGCCTCGACGATGAGCAAACAGCCATGATGGTGGATCTCTTAGTGGTGAATAACTTCAAACCGGGGGAGGATGTCATCAAAGAGGGCTCTGAAGGAGACAGAATGTACATAGTAGCAG ATGGCGAGCTTCGTGTCACCCAGGTAGGCAGGGACCTCCGTCAGCTCACCACTGGTGATGTGTTCGGGGAGTTGGCCATCCTGTACAACTGCAAACGGACAGCAACAGTTTCAG CAAAGACAGCAGTGCGTCTGTGGTACATGGAGCGACAGACCTACAGGACGATCATCACCAACAAGTCCAAGAAGAAACGAGAGCAGCTCATGGGCTTCCTGAAGAC GTCTCGTACTCTGAGGGACCTGAATGACGTCCAGCTGTCCAAAATCATTGACTCAATGGAGGAG GTGAAGTACCAGGACAAAGATGTCATCGTTCGAGAAGGAGCAGAAGCAAACACATTCTACATCATCCTCAAAGGAGAG GTCCTGGTGACTAAGAACGTGAACGGGCATCAGAAGCAGATTCGTAGGATGGGAAAAGGGGAGCATTTCGGAGAACAGGCCCTGATACG GGAAGTCTTGAGAACTGCCACCTGCTCTGCCGACGGCCCTGTCACCTGCTTCTCCATTGACAAGGA GGTATTCGAAGAGACAATTCCCATAGAGCACCTGGAGCTATTTGATGA CTCCAAAGTGCTGCAGGAGGCACAAGCTCCAGTGAAGTCGAG TCCCAGCTCCACTCTGAGGTTTAAGGATCTGGTTCCTGTGTTGTATCAGGAGGGTCGCTTTCAGGGAGACCCCGTCACTCTTGGAGTCGGAGGGTTCGGTCGTGTTGAGCtg atGACCACAGTGAATCACGGCACGTATTACGCCATGAAGCGAGTCAGCAAGAAGCACATTGTTGCCAAGAGACAGGAGGAGCACATGCTGTTTGAGAAGAAGATCCTTAAAGCCACCCAGTGTGACTTCATTGTCAG gCTTCATGCTGCTTTTAAAGACACAAGATACATCTACATGGTCATGGAGTTCTGTGTTGGAGGAGAGATCTGGACCAAACTCAAAGAAGT AGGGCGTTTTGACGAGCCCGTCGCTGTGTTCTGCGCTGCCTGTGTGGTGGAGGCCTACGCCTACCTCCACAAGAAGAACATCATGTACAGAGACCTGAAGCCTGAGAACCTGATGCTGGACGCAAAGGGCTACGTCAAACTG gtGGACTTTGGGTTTGCAAAGGAGATGGTGCGCGGCGAGAAAACCTACTCATTTGTTGGCACTCCAGAATACATGGCCCCGGAGATCATTAAGAACCAGGGGCATGACTTCGCAGTCGACTTTTGGTCCCTCGGCATCCTGATCTTTGAGCTACTGGTGGGGAG CCCTCCCTTTTCAAGCTCAGAGCCTCAGAAGATTTACGCCAAGATTCTGGACGGGGTGCTGAAGTATCCACCGTACCTGAGCGAGGCGGCCAAGTCCATTATCAGTAAACTGTGCAG ACCTCGGCCGGGCCAGAGGTTAGGAAACACCAAGAATGGAATCAAAGATGTGCGGCATCACAG GTGGTTCGGCAACATGAACTGGCACAAGCTTCGTGTGGGTCAGCTCGACGCCCCCACAGTCCGACTCATACGCAAG